A window from Verrucomicrobiota bacterium encodes these proteins:
- a CDS encoding cupin domain-containing protein, with protein MIRVPPKARHCPFHSHATEWEFCLMVSGTGLMRLAKKSMKIRAGDCLLNPPGEAHQLINTGRKDLVCYVVANNAPADVWHYPDAKKWGWPIGRAGFFFRRSVLDDDDGEE; from the coding sequence TTGATCCGCGTCCCGCCCAAGGCGCGACACTGTCCGTTTCACAGCCACGCGACCGAGTGGGAATTCTGCCTCATGGTCAGCGGCACCGGCCTCATGCGGCTGGCGAAGAAGTCCATGAAGATTCGCGCGGGCGATTGCCTGCTCAACCCGCCCGGCGAGGCGCACCAGCTCATCAACACCGGCCGGAAGGACCTCGTCTGTTACGTCGTCGCCAACAACGCGCCCGCGGACGTCTGGCACTACCCCGACGCGAAGAAGTGGGGCTGGCCCATCGGTCGCGCCGGATTCTTCTTCCGCCGCTCCGTCCTGGACGACGACGACGGCGAGGAGTGA